The Paeniglutamicibacter sulfureus genome includes a region encoding these proteins:
- a CDS encoding DUF2797 domain-containing protein, with protein sequence MESAALLCRGIRWPSTPGNPRLVLDDAEHHGHDVALEPGTRLGFTVLPGRWCLGHQLIRDRHHRTLVPCPQDALIANGTQCAACEAADQSRAMHDFHRSGRAGAGLRDYLDQPHWLYVATFATGTTKVGTAADPSKWRRLAEQGAITARYVAWSPDGASVRHLEDLVSTELGFTQQVRANSKVRGLLENHDTTGRLDELNDDAATTVRALVAGLPPGILAGSRVVEETWNAPEQGRVLLAGFDAQDLQPYPGFLGEAAHGFEVAAVCGQALGVRLGGQPEIFVANAALLKGRKLVPGVYVTDSPPVQGALF encoded by the coding sequence GTGGAGAGCGCTGCCTTGCTCTGCCGCGGCATCCGGTGGCCCTCCACCCCGGGCAACCCGCGCCTGGTGCTCGATGACGCGGAGCACCACGGCCACGATGTCGCCCTGGAACCGGGCACGCGGCTGGGCTTCACAGTCTTGCCCGGGCGTTGGTGCCTGGGCCACCAGCTGATCCGGGACCGGCACCACCGCACGCTGGTGCCCTGCCCGCAGGATGCCCTGATCGCCAACGGCACCCAGTGCGCAGCCTGCGAGGCCGCCGACCAATCCCGAGCCATGCACGACTTCCACCGCAGCGGCCGCGCCGGCGCAGGCCTGCGCGACTACCTGGACCAGCCGCACTGGCTCTATGTGGCGACCTTCGCCACGGGGACCACGAAGGTCGGCACGGCGGCCGATCCCAGCAAATGGCGGCGCCTGGCCGAACAGGGCGCGATCACCGCCCGCTACGTTGCCTGGAGCCCCGACGGGGCCAGCGTGCGGCACCTCGAGGACCTGGTGAGCACAGAGCTCGGGTTCACCCAGCAGGTGCGGGCCAATTCCAAGGTGCGCGGCCTGCTGGAAAACCATGACACCACCGGGCGCCTCGATGAGCTCAACGACGATGCAGCCACCACGGTTCGCGCGCTGGTGGCCGGACTCCCACCGGGCATTCTGGCCGGCTCCCGCGTCGTGGAGGAAACCTGGAACGCCCCGGAACAGGGACGGGTCCTGCTTGCCGGCTTCGACGCCCAGGACCTTCAGCCCTATCCCGGTTTCCTGGGCGAAGCCGCCCACGGCTTCGAGGTCGCGGCGGTTTGCGGCCAGGCCCTGGGCGTGAGGCTGGGCGGGCAACCGGAGATCTTCGTCGCCAATGCAGCACTGCTCAAGGGGCGCAAGCTCGTGCCGGGCGTTTATGTGACCGATTCGCCGCCGGTCCAAGGGGCCCTGTTCTGA